tagaatCTGCATTATCTAAGAGTGTTTAGTTTAGCCTTCATAAAAACACTTTAGGGCTGGAGTTTGGGGTCTTGAAAGAAATGTATACTGGAAAATGATCTGAGTGAATCATGGACCCAATTGTTGCCTCTGTGCATAAGTGTATATTTGACATAGGGAAAAACACATAGTCTAACCTATGATATGAGTTATGAGGAGCGGAATAATGAGTATAATCTTTTGAGGACGGATGAAACGATCTCCATACGTCTACTCGTCCGTTGTTTTGTAATAATATCTTTTATAGTCCTTAAAGTGCCGTGGGGCATTGCCGATTTTCCCGTAGAGGAATCTAGATCAGGGGTAGGGGATACATTTAGGTCGCCTGCCACAATGGTAGTGCCCTCCCTGAATGTCTCTAACAGAGGCATTACTGCGAACCATGACTTTTATGGGCTGTATTTGGCGCATAGAAATTAGCAAAGGTGTAGATTTGAGCATCAATGACCCCTTTGATGAATAGGAATCTACCTTCTCTATCCTTTTTAATCTCTTTCAAAGAAAAAGTATGTTTGTGCACCCCTATGCTAACTCCCAGTCTATTTGAATAAGCAGACGTACTGTGAAACCATAAGTTGTAGGTAGAGCCTGATAGATCAGGCACTCTATCATGCTTAAAATTTGTTTCCTGCATGAAGACTATTTGTGCCTTTTCTTTATTAAAGTGTCTCAAAACCTGATTTctctttgcaggggatttaaagggattctgtcatgacattttaggcctataacctaaacatattgcCAGGTCCGTCCAAGaagcatgaatccgaaactgtacttattaaatgtgcctgtggctctattagcacataaaacaggtttttataacctgtcattcacctacctaaggtgcccaaggggacgtcgcttcatacagggtgcccggcttcAGCCTTCtcagtctggtgcccagcgccgccttcccactagaaatcgccgccctccctgtctatagtgccgccttcctcagccccgcctccacaatcgtccggtccctcaggttatgcctagtgcgcacgcgcgggatctggcagagggaccagacgattgcggaggcggggctgaggtgaggaaggcggccatTTCAACTGGTAAGGGGTTgcagggcaccagacggagatggctgcagccgggcaccctgtatgaagcgacatccccttgggcaccttaggtaggtgaatgacaggttataaaacctgttttatgtgctaatagagccacaggcacatttaataaggacagtttcggattcaggttattagtatggacctggccatatgtttaggttataggcctaaaatggcatgacagaatccctttaaggcctcttacgTTATAAGATACTAATCTCAGTTCTGCCATATTTAGGATGTGGCAGATGTGGTGTTGTGTTGCTGTTGTACATACCCGTTTACATGCAGTATAACTATTAGGTGGACTGGCGTGGTAGACCCAACAATCCGGAAAGTGGAAGTGGAAAGGAGGTATAAGAAAACTGTAGAATACAAGGAAAACATGTCGGTTAACAGGAAAACAATAATCCTCAACGTAGGTAAATCCAAAGTGAGATTGAACAACTCTTGGGAGAAGCATATATGATTGGTACACCTCCACCGTAGAGCGGGGTGTAAAGGGAGGATTAAGGTTGTAGTATAAATTAacattaaagcgaacctttcacctcattttcaccttataaactagcaacagtaccttatagattatcttcagtgtgttgttatccatgttagtgccgctttcctgggctctttatacttcaaaaaatcgtcttataaacttcacattctgtgctccaacagtcatgcaaccagtcaagggggtagcccttccatctcctctggccgtaccgcccctgccctaacccctcctccatgctccttaactgacagccggctcagtcgccgggacggcgcttctgaaaaacctgcgcatgcgccgtcctcctgattcgccgcgcgatcccgtgtttcttgctgacaaaagcgcgatcatgtaagagaatcgcgcatgcgcattacgcaatgccggcctgtctgctctccctccctaatgtgcgcgcgctccactatcttcatgctcaaagtgccccacgtgatcactgtagacttgccgcacattagggagggagagcagacaggagagcagacaggccggcattgcgtaatgcgcatgcgcgattctcttacatgatcgcgcttttgtcagcaagaaacacgggatcgcgcggcgaatcaggaggacggcgcatgcgcaggtttcagaagcgccgtcccggcgactgagccggctgtcagttaaggagcatggaggaggggttagggcaggggcggtacggccagaggagatggaagggctacccccttgactggttgcatgactgttggagcacagaatgtgaagtttataagacgattttttgaagtataaagagcccaggaaagcggcactaacatggataacaacacactcaagataatctataaggtactgttgctagtttataaggtgaaaatgaggtgaaaggttcgctttaagttgaAAAGTTATGAGATAACGTAATAGAGGAGCCATGATATCAAAACATGAGAATAGAAAAACTATCCAATAGAGGAATGCTCCAACACAGGTAATTATCTTTCTCATTTCCCATGTGTGCGTCCCCCACCACCTCCACATCAATGAGTGGTGTGTTGTCTGCACAGCTACACAAAGGTGAGTTATTCTGTAGGGGTTAGCAGTAGTCGCACGGATGGGAAAGAACCCTATTAGATAAAAGAAAACATATTATTTTTCAGCTACTTTAGAGGAGGAAGAAGGAgacataggaaaaaaaaacatgaacgAAAAGTCCATTATCCTCATTCTCCATCTGTAATGATGCGACGGGGTGTCAGCTTCTCTTGCTTCTTCTTTTGCCTCTGTGCTTTCCCGTAGCTTACGACTTCCCAAGGGGTGGTAGGTAGGGAGATTGATAAATGTCATCAGCCATTTGGATGGACTTGGATTCACCTCGCTTGTCGGAGCTATGGCAAGAAGACATCCTCCCTGTTTGGCGTCTGGCCACCAACTAAAAATTTCTTAAAACTATTTACTTGTCAAATGTCGAGATTGCTACACTGTTCGTATTCTTTGCCAAATCAATCTTGAGAGACAGGATGGACTATATGCTCTCtaaaggatcagattacatgctTACTATATGAGTCTATgaaaagggagggggaagaggaggTGCAAAGAGACACATACGGTGTTCATAGAAGTCTTTAGGGagaggaggggttagtagtagtgAAGTTCTAGAGGGAGAAAGAGACAATTATTTCTGATAAGATATATGCCGAAATTTCCTATATATTCACCTTTTACATGATTTATGTAACATTTTTGAAAGTTTAGTGACCATTTAAGTCTCCAATACTATTTATACCCCTTTATTTTGTCTTTGTACTGAATGATGGAAAATTTCTCTTTCACTGGCTTAACACTCCGATTTTTCAGCCATGGTACTTGATATGGTAGGTATATCTGATAAAATGACTAAGGTTCAGTGTTTCCAAAAATACTTTATAAAAAGATTTCTACCATAGACTTTTGAGGTCAGTGGATGAGAATCAGGGACAAAATGGTTACTTAGATCTACGTAATTGATGATCTTAACTATTTTGAAATGTCAGAAGTAGAGGTTTATAGAGGTTTTACCAGACTGTGAAAGACTGTGAAGCAACTGTGATGAACAATTATTCTATATTGGTAAAGAATTATACAATATGTTTTCTTTCACTACAGGATCCAAAGTCTCCTCATAATGGTCCTTTCCTTGACCAATCCATTGGATAAGAGCAGAAAGAAGATGTCCAAGAGTATATTAAACCTCACACTGGAGATAATCTACctactgactggagaggtgagaaatTCTAGGATTTGTGTCCTATGACCTCTTTTAAAATAAAGAAACAAgtggagaggtgacagaatctgaAAAAGTAAATGGGTATATTGATCAGGATCTTTTCACACACAGGATTACACATTAGTGAAGAACACATCTCTATCTGGTGAACGTGCCAGATCCAATTGCCTTCCCTATGTGTCAGTAGAATGGAGCAGGAGCCAAAGCCCAATTTTAATGACTGCAAATGATCCCCTCATGCACATGAAGAacaatgagcagaagatcctagaactcaccaacaagatcattgaactgctgactggagaggtgagcacTGCTGTGGGCACAGTAATTACAATATGTAACGTTAAAAAGGTGTCTGGATAATGATTGTATTGTTGTGACAGGttactataaggtgtcaggatgttgcTGTCTATTTATCTATGGAAGAGCTGcagtatttagaagaacacaagAATCTGTACAAGGACATAATGGTGGAGAATCACCAGACCATCATGTCACCAGGCAAGATAATTCACTGAGTGCAGCAGTTCGATGGTCACCTGGATACCCCTATCTTCTGATATTTAGACTTGAATAAAGTTTTTTCTGCTCTTGTATTTTTCCTACAGTTGGATCtaataagaaaaatacaaaaacagagagatgtcccagtcctctataTTCGCAAGATTGTCTGAAGAAAAATTATGTGGCACTAGATCACCAAGTAGAGGTAGCTATGATCTCCACAAATCCTCTGTATGTTATACTGCCCCTGAGTGAAACTTCCTATGAGATGTTGCCATCTGTCTtctcatttctttattatttgttACACATGTTCAATCAGGATGAAGATCTGAATAGTATTAAGGTCGAAGTTATAGAAGGAGAAGAAGACCTTTATATGAAGGAAGAGGAGATTACTGTAGATATCTGCCCAGGCAAGTAATCATCACTTAGTATAGACCTGTCCAATTTCATATAATTGGTCATCTGATTGCATGTAAGACTGACTTACAGAGGCATCTCAGCTATAGATACATCACATCAGCAAGTAATTTTATCTAACTGCATGCAGACCATTTGCACATAATTTAAAAAACCGGAAACTCCTTTAATTCTTTTACTTTTCCCCGGCACCTCCCCAACAGCACTGACAGGAGGGTCTCCCCGCCCCttggacaggaaacaacactggGGTTCCAGATTAAAAAGGCCTCCTCTCCTTACCTAAGCCAGTGTTGTTTCCTGTGCACGGACAGCACGGATGCTCCTGCTAGGACTAGGAAGACTACCGCACGGCCTTACTGTTTCCCCAGGATTGGGAGGGCCGCTGCAGAGGACCGAGGCTCCAGGGATGCTGTGTCTCCCTTTTCCGACCTTTGGCATAAGCCCTTCTTTTGAAGGAAGCCCCGGGCTTCTTACCCCTTCTGGAAGGGTTGTGGATCCGACGCGGCAAGCGTCGATACAGGCAGGGCCTTCTCTAGGGCAGAGGAGGTTCCGGAAGTGGAAATGACATCACAACGTAGTGACTAGGCATGCATCATGACGTCACGTGCATGCACGCGGGTGTCCTTCGCACAGAAGCGCACTAGTGGCGGGGATATTAAAGGAACATGGCCACAGCCTTGTCCAGTGGCATTTTTCCCTGCTGCAGCATGTTGACTCCTCAGGAGGATGCGGCCCACAAACCTGTGGATCCTGGTTCCAGCTCCCTCAGCCCTGTAAGCCTCATCTCCTGTAAGCTTGTGCAGATATTATCTTGGAAGTGGGGCTCTCCTCTTTTACAAATGCACTTATAGGTGTCTGGTGGTGGAGTTTAAGATATATAAAATTACTAGCCCTTTTTTAAAATCATTGTTTTAGGGCAGAGAAACCTCCGCTTCCAAGACACAAGGAGGAGACTCGGGACGCAAAAAGTGTGCTATATGTAGGAAGTCCTTTGTCTCTAAGTCCAAGAAGTCACTATGTGTAAAATGGACAGAAAAAGTAGTATCAGAATAGTCTCCCTCATTTCTGGACTCCATAAGGAATATGATTAGAGAGGAAGTAAATGCGGCGGTGGAGTCAAGACTACCTCCCTTGTCTCCACAAGTTTCCACCTCTCAGAAATCCCACAGTTCCCAATTATACGAATTTGATGTTGATGAAGGGGAGATCCTTGATGACAGCTTTGTCTCCTTGGAAGATGGTTATGGAAGACCATCATTCCTTCCAGAAGAATCGCAAGGTCTTCTGAAAACAGTAACTGCTAGTATGGATATAGAAGACCATAAAGAGAGACAGTTGGAACAGGATCAAATGTTTCAGGGTCTGGGGGAGAGAAGAAAACGTGTCTTCCCTGTACATAATAGTATTAAAGATCTCATCTCTAAGGAATGGAGAGACCCAGAGAAAAGAGCCCTGTTTAcaagctcttttaaaaggaagtaTCCTTTTGCGGATTCTGATGCGACTCTTTGGAATAAAACTCCTAAGATTGACACACCTATAGCCCACATATCAAAGAAAACCCTCCTTTCCGTTCGAGGCTATGGGCTTACTACATGACTCCATGGACAAAAAATGCGAAAGACCAATACTGCGATGTTTAGACCCAGTATTTCTTCCACCTGCACGGCTAGGTCCTTGTCGGTATGGCTAAGTCAATTAGAAGATCACCTGGCACCTGGAACTCCTAGAGAGGAGAGCTTAGCATCTCTACCGACGTTGAAACAAGCAACAAATTTTTTAGCCGATGCTTCGGCCAATTTGGTGAGCTTGTCGGCCCCATCTCCAATGCAACAGGAAGGGCCATCTGGTTCCGTTCCTGGTCAGGTGATACGGCATCTAAAAATCGCCTATCTTCTATCCCCTTTGAAGGAGACCGTCTCTTTGGGTCAGTCCTTGATTATATCCTAGAAAAGGCCTCTGATAGCAAGAAAGGATTCCCTACAGAGAGTAGATTTTTTTTGACCAGAGGCGGTCCTTTTGGAACCAGAGGAACAGACAGAAGACGGACCAGAAGAGAAATGATTACTCAAGGAAATAGCAGTCCTCAAGAGAGAGAGGGAAAGGATTCCTCTTTAATCCAGCCAATCTGGC
This window of the Bufo bufo chromosome 6, aBufBuf1.1, whole genome shotgun sequence genome carries:
- the LOC121003409 gene encoding gastrula zinc finger protein XlCGF66.1-like, producing the protein MVLSLTNPLDKSRKKMSKSILNLTLEIIYLLTGEDYTLVKNTSLSGERARSNCLPYVSVEWSRSQSPILMTANDPLMHMKNNEQKILELTNKIIELLTGEVTIRCQDVAVYLSMEELQYLEEHKNLYKDIMVENHQTIMSPVGSNKKNTKTERCPSPLYSQDCLKKNYVALDHQVEDEDLNSIKVEVIEGEEDLYMKEEEITVDICPGK